In Xanthomonas sp. SI, the following are encoded in one genomic region:
- a CDS encoding glycosyltransferase family 39 protein: MLKTRASREFWLLALLALLVLGAGLGLRDPHPADEPRFALVAKQMVDSGNWLFPHRGTELYSDKPPMLMWLQASFYTVFGNWRVAFLLPSLLAGLGTLACVYDLGRRLWTRRVGMYAAYALLFAFHFTYQAKKAQIDPLVVFYITLANYGLLRHVLRGPDWRMWALGWFAAGLGTITKGVGALALLMLLPAAAASLAQWRGVRIGARNPRFWLGPLAFLGAVSIWLVPMVTTALSAHQPEYRAYLDDILFRQTAGRYARSWDHPHGPFYFFGVMPSMWLPLLLALPWAIPAWARRLRRRDPRYLLPLAWWALIVLFFSIPTGKRDVYILPALPMLCLAMAPLIPGLLRKTGVKRLLLAFTVVLTVALGGVGAAILAGHGFRAQMMEQRGVDLQTVQALAWILLALGLWGVASLAVFARRRPELAMVSTLSMLWVLVGLLVYPLINTSSSARGVMEAAGRRIGPDAELGLVAWKEQNLLMADRAATTFGFVVPWDEQLRRGVAWQAQAPQRRWLLVQEAAMLGCIDRRASTLAGVSNRRDWWLVPAAAVHGRCTVTTGDRDRLREQDKDRFE, encoded by the coding sequence ATGCTGAAGACCCGCGCGTCCCGAGAATTCTGGTTGCTGGCCCTGCTCGCGCTGCTGGTGCTCGGCGCCGGCCTGGGCCTGCGCGATCCGCACCCGGCCGACGAACCGCGCTTCGCGCTGGTCGCCAAGCAGATGGTGGACAGCGGCAACTGGCTGTTCCCGCACCGCGGCACCGAGCTGTACTCGGACAAGCCGCCGATGCTGATGTGGCTGCAGGCGTCGTTCTACACCGTGTTTGGCAACTGGCGGGTGGCGTTCCTGCTGCCGTCGCTGCTGGCCGGGCTGGGCACGCTGGCCTGCGTCTACGATCTGGGCCGGCGCCTGTGGACGCGCCGGGTCGGCATGTATGCGGCGTATGCGCTGCTGTTCGCGTTCCACTTCACCTACCAGGCGAAGAAGGCGCAGATCGATCCGCTGGTGGTGTTCTACATCACCCTGGCCAACTACGGCCTGTTGCGCCACGTGCTGCGCGGACCCGATTGGCGAATGTGGGCGCTGGGCTGGTTCGCCGCCGGCCTGGGCACGATCACCAAGGGCGTGGGCGCGCTGGCGCTGCTGATGCTGCTGCCGGCCGCGGCGGCATCGCTGGCGCAGTGGCGCGGGGTCAGGATCGGTGCGCGCAATCCGCGCTTCTGGCTGGGGCCGCTGGCGTTCCTGGGCGCGGTGTCGATCTGGCTGGTGCCGATGGTGACCACGGCGCTGTCGGCGCACCAGCCCGAATACCGCGCCTACCTCGACGACATCCTGTTCCGGCAGACCGCCGGGCGCTACGCCAGGTCCTGGGACCACCCGCACGGGCCGTTCTACTTCTTCGGGGTGATGCCGAGCATGTGGCTGCCGCTGCTGCTGGCCTTGCCGTGGGCGATCCCGGCCTGGGCGCGGCGCCTGCGCCGGCGCGATCCGCGCTACCTGCTGCCGCTGGCGTGGTGGGCGCTGATCGTGCTGTTCTTCTCCATTCCCACCGGCAAGCGCGACGTCTACATCCTGCCGGCGCTGCCGATGCTGTGCCTGGCGATGGCGCCGCTGATCCCTGGGCTGTTGCGCAAGACCGGGGTCAAGCGGCTGCTGTTGGCGTTCACCGTGGTGCTGACCGTGGCGCTGGGCGGCGTCGGCGCGGCGATCCTGGCCGGGCACGGGTTCCGCGCGCAGATGATGGAGCAGCGCGGCGTCGATCTGCAGACCGTGCAGGCGCTGGCCTGGATCCTATTGGCGCTTGGCCTGTGGGGCGTGGCCAGCCTGGCGGTGTTCGCACGGCGGCGTCCGGAGCTGGCGATGGTGTCCACGCTGAGCATGCTGTGGGTGCTGGTGGGGCTGCTGGTGTATCCGCTGATCAACACGTCCAGCTCCGCACGCGGAGTGATGGAGGCGGCCGGCCGCCGCATCGGGCCGGACGCGGAACTGGGCCTGGTGGCCTGGAAGGAGCAGAACCTGCTGATGGCCGACCGCGCCGCGACCACCTTCGGTTTCGTGGTGCCGTGGGACGAGCAGTTGCGCCGCGGCGTGGCCTGGCAGGCGCAGGCGCCGCAGCGGCGTTGGCTGCTGGTGCAGGAGGCGGCGATGCTCGGCTGCATCGATCGCCGCGCCAGCACCCTGGCCGGGGTGTCCAACCGCCGCGACTGGTGGCTGGTGCCGGCCGCCGCCGTGCACGGCCGATGCACGGTCACCACCGGCGACCGCGACCGCTTGCGCGAGCAGGACAAGGACCGCTTCGAGTGA
- a CDS encoding glycosyltransferase gives MPMRLIRVISRDNGGGLSRDLQVVAEALRSSGRYRVEVLGFGTVRFANHLRELRLALRSLLRGRADLQIFLERVYPRCLGAGRRNVLVPNPEWFRRKWLRWLPRFQRVLCKTWQAEQLFSAQGPATTFIGFCSDDCYRPEVPRERACLHVAGRSSAKGTAVLLQTWAQHPEWPRLTVVQSAKKSRPIEAENIDYLTGYLDQHELRRLQNAHRFHLCPSEVEGFGHYIMEALSVGAVVITTNGAPMNELVTAERGVLIEPVGEREDNFGVRYRIDVAGIERAMAQALALAPMQCDALGTAARTFFESRQHEFGERLQAVVADLLGDAPPPATLAPAGTGRVQVRSG, from the coding sequence ATGCCGATGCGCTTGATCCGGGTCATCAGCCGCGACAACGGCGGTGGCCTGAGCCGCGACCTGCAGGTGGTCGCCGAGGCATTGCGCAGCAGCGGCCGCTATCGGGTGGAGGTGCTCGGCTTCGGCACCGTGCGTTTCGCCAACCACCTGCGCGAACTGCGCCTGGCCCTGCGCAGCCTGCTGCGCGGCCGCGCCGACCTGCAGATTTTCCTGGAACGGGTCTATCCGCGCTGCCTGGGCGCCGGCCGGCGCAATGTGCTGGTGCCCAATCCGGAGTGGTTTCGCCGCAAGTGGCTGCGCTGGTTGCCGCGTTTCCAGCGGGTCTTGTGCAAGACCTGGCAGGCGGAGCAGCTTTTTTCCGCGCAGGGTCCGGCGACCACCTTCATCGGTTTCTGCAGCGACGACTGCTACCGCCCGGAGGTGCCGCGCGAGCGCGCCTGCCTGCACGTGGCCGGGCGCAGCTCGGCCAAGGGCACCGCCGTGTTGCTGCAGACCTGGGCACAGCACCCGGAATGGCCGCGGCTGACGGTGGTGCAGAGCGCGAAGAAATCGCGCCCGATCGAGGCCGAGAACATCGATTACCTGACCGGCTACCTGGACCAGCACGAGCTGCGCCGCTTGCAGAACGCGCATCGCTTCCACCTGTGCCCGTCCGAGGTCGAGGGCTTCGGCCACTACATCATGGAAGCGTTGAGCGTTGGTGCGGTGGTGATCACCACCAACGGCGCGCCGATGAACGAACTGGTGACTGCCGAGCGCGGTGTGCTGATCGAGCCGGTCGGCGAGCGCGAGGACAATTTCGGCGTGCGCTACCGGATCGATGTGGCCGGCATCGAGCGGGCCATGGCGCAGGCGCTGGCCCTGGCGCCGATGCAATGCGATGCGCTGGGCACTGCCGCGCGCACCTTCTTCGAGTCGCGCCAGCACGAGTTCGGCGAGCGCCTGCAGGCGGTGGTGGCCGATCTGCTCGGCGATGCGCCGCCGCCGGCCACGTTGGCGCCGGCCGGGACCGGCCGCGTGCAGGTCAGGTCGGGTTAG
- a CDS encoding O-antigen ligase — translation MTEEATSHRAASPLAAFPSHRHTVAEWGAALGLLCLPALVVSIPGGLLPFGLLLLASSLLALDRLRRAASGLQPSLRWLTVLALLVIVLSVFSLLYFGQALKDIDNRTRFLVLPWTALWVYALRPPRQLLWWGALLGIFATLVLAVVQVLQGQPRAEGWTNAIVLADVVLVLMMVAVFCRPHGRWPWTIVAIVAGCATILLSGSRGVWLGVLLLLVVIALCSHWRSGRARLVILGVLTVLAATLVLSVPALTRQTRLAELHHDVQRYERGDSDSSAGARIERLQVAAATFVEHPLVGVGVGRFDNAMLRLPDCRSKTWVERCHLGHAHNDLAEWSATQGLPGTVLILLVYGVPLWLLLRLYRRRPNREFHGPAAAGIMVVAGYILCGMTQSMFAHQVTTGFYVSLVGVLIGLAACDAQAPRVRADAAEGAAGSR, via the coding sequence ATGACCGAAGAAGCCACATCGCACCGCGCCGCATCGCCGCTGGCCGCGTTCCCGTCCCATCGCCACACTGTGGCCGAGTGGGGCGCCGCGTTGGGCCTGCTGTGCCTGCCGGCGCTGGTGGTCAGCATCCCCGGCGGGTTGCTGCCGTTCGGTCTGCTGCTGTTGGCGAGCAGCCTGCTGGCGCTGGACCGCCTGCGCCGTGCGGCGTCCGGGCTGCAGCCCTCGCTGCGTTGGTTGACCGTGCTGGCGCTGCTGGTGATCGTGCTGTCGGTGTTCTCTCTCCTGTACTTCGGCCAGGCGCTGAAGGACATCGACAACCGCACCCGCTTTCTGGTGCTGCCGTGGACCGCGCTGTGGGTCTACGCGCTGCGTCCGCCGCGGCAGTTGCTGTGGTGGGGCGCGCTGCTGGGCATCTTCGCCACCCTGGTGCTGGCGGTCGTGCAGGTGCTGCAGGGCCAGCCGCGTGCCGAGGGCTGGACCAACGCGATCGTGCTCGCCGACGTGGTGCTGGTGCTGATGATGGTGGCGGTGTTCTGCCGGCCGCATGGGCGCTGGCCGTGGACGATCGTCGCGATCGTCGCCGGCTGCGCGACCATCCTGCTCAGCGGCAGCCGCGGCGTCTGGTTGGGCGTGTTGTTGCTGCTGGTGGTCATCGCCCTGTGCTCGCACTGGCGCAGCGGCCGCGCGCGGCTGGTGATCCTGGGCGTGCTCACCGTGCTGGCGGCGACCCTGGTGCTGAGCGTGCCTGCGCTGACCCGGCAGACCCGCCTGGCCGAACTGCATCACGACGTGCAGCGCTACGAGCGCGGCGACAGCGATTCCTCGGCCGGGGCGCGCATCGAACGGCTGCAGGTGGCGGCGGCGACCTTCGTCGAGCATCCGCTGGTCGGGGTCGGCGTGGGCCGCTTCGACAATGCGATGCTGCGCCTGCCCGATTGCCGCAGCAAGACCTGGGTGGAGCGCTGCCATCTGGGCCATGCGCACAACGACCTGGCCGAATGGAGCGCGACCCAGGGCCTGCCCGGCACTGTGCTGATCCTGCTGGTCTACGGCGTGCCGCTGTGGCTGCTGCTGCGTCTGTACCGGCGGCGGCCGAATCGCGAGTTTCATGGCCCGGCCGCGGCCGGAATCATGGTGGTGGCCGGCTACATCCTGTGCGGCATGACCCAGTCGATGTTCGCGCATCAGGTCACCACCGGCTTCTACGTATCCCTGGTCGG